In a single window of the Armatimonadota bacterium genome:
- a CDS encoding GNAT family N-acetyltransferase, whose protein sequence is MDLPRLLKRYPRPAELRDGTTVILRPLVAADEPALVDLFRGIPADEVVNLRDNVAEPAVIRAWCRHINYERVLPIVAEANGVIVADATLHRRRVGLLRDVGRLRGYVHPRYRRRGLGAVLLHELLEVGRLLGLAQVVVELVEDQHVLVQMFRRYGFRIDGHLPVYHMVILVRDIAPAQRATA, encoded by the coding sequence GTGGACCTGCCCCGATTGCTGAAGCGTTATCCGCGCCCCGCCGAGCTCCGCGACGGCACGACCGTCATCCTGCGGCCTCTCGTGGCCGCGGACGAACCGGCGCTGGTGGACCTCTTCAGGGGGATCCCTGCGGACGAGGTCGTCAATCTCCGGGACAACGTGGCCGAACCCGCCGTGATCCGGGCCTGGTGCCGCCACATCAACTACGAACGGGTCCTGCCCATCGTGGCCGAGGCCAACGGCGTCATCGTCGCCGATGCCACCCTCCACCGCCGCCGGGTGGGGCTCCTGCGCGACGTCGGACGGCTGCGCGGCTACGTGCACCCCCGCTACCGCCGGCGGGGCCTGGGCGCCGTCCTCCTGCACGAACTCCTCGAGGTCGGCCGGCTGCTCGGGCTGGCCCAGGTGGTTGTCGAACTGGTTGAGGACCAGCACGTGCTGGTGCAGATGTTCCGGCGCTACGGGTTCCGCATCGACGGGCACCTCCCCGTCTACCACATGGTCATCCTCGTCCGCGATATCGCCCCGGCCCAGCGGGCCACGGCGTGA
- a CDS encoding universal stress protein — protein MTAQVAPRRILVPTDFSPGAEGALAWAQALGSAFGAEVVLLHVLDLSIAALAGFPSSLAMVPAAGELLDRIRGETAREMANLAARLPGARSIIREGTPRTVILEVAGEIQADLIVMGTHGRTGLTHLFFGSVAEHVVRHSRIPVLIVRQRSD, from the coding sequence GTGACGGCCCAGGTCGCTCCCCGGCGCATCCTCGTCCCCACCGACTTCTCCCCCGGGGCGGAAGGCGCGCTGGCCTGGGCCCAGGCGCTGGGATCGGCCTTCGGCGCCGAGGTGGTGCTGTTGCACGTGCTGGACCTCAGCATCGCCGCGCTGGCGGGGTTTCCCAGCAGCCTGGCCATGGTCCCCGCGGCGGGCGAGCTGCTCGACCGCATTCGGGGGGAGACCGCCCGGGAGATGGCCAACCTCGCCGCCCGCCTGCCCGGCGCCCGTTCCATCATCCGGGAGGGGACCCCGCGCACGGTGATCCTCGAGGTGGCCGGCGAAATCCAGGCCGACCTCATCGTGATGGGCACCCACGGACGCACGGGCCTGACCCATCTGTTCTTCGGCAGTGTCGCCGAGCACGTCGTCCGGCACAGCCGCATCCCCGTCCTCATCGTCCGGCAGCGCAGCGATTGA
- a CDS encoding TerC family protein — protein sequence MSSIGTPLLWAAFLLFVAAMLALDLGVFHRRAHTIRPREALGWSIFWIVLALVFAVGMWRWFGPQRGLEFLTGYLIEKALSVDNIFVFLVIFSYFGVPTAYQHRVLFWGIVGAVVFRLAFILAGAALLAAFHWIIYVFGGLLIVTGLRMLRSGEEVHPERNRLVGLARRLLPVVPRYHGAAFFVREGGRRAATPLMIALLTVEATDIVFAVDSIPAIFAITTDPFIVFTSNLFAILGLRALYFLLAGLLHRFHYLKVGLSLVLVFVGLKMLISPVLRIPIVLSLGVVALLIGVSVAASLLRRPPLPGPVPVGEPSAAPSSSWTPQDPVG from the coding sequence ATGTCGTCGATCGGCACCCCCCTGTTGTGGGCCGCGTTCCTCCTCTTCGTCGCGGCGATGCTCGCCCTCGACCTCGGCGTCTTCCACCGGCGGGCCCATACTATCCGTCCCCGCGAAGCGCTGGGCTGGAGCATCTTCTGGATCGTCCTGGCCCTGGTGTTCGCCGTCGGGATGTGGCGCTGGTTCGGCCCGCAGCGCGGGCTCGAGTTCCTGACCGGCTACCTGATCGAGAAGGCCCTCAGCGTGGACAACATCTTCGTCTTCCTCGTCATCTTCTCGTACTTCGGGGTGCCCACCGCCTACCAGCACCGCGTCCTGTTCTGGGGCATCGTCGGCGCCGTCGTCTTCCGCCTGGCCTTCATCCTGGCCGGGGCGGCCCTGCTCGCCGCCTTCCACTGGATCATCTATGTCTTCGGAGGCCTGCTCATCGTCACCGGCCTGCGCATGCTGCGCAGCGGCGAGGAGGTCCATCCTGAGCGCAACCGTCTGGTGGGGCTCGCCCGGCGGCTTCTGCCTGTGGTCCCGCGCTATCACGGCGCGGCGTTCTTCGTGCGCGAAGGCGGGCGCCGGGCGGCGACGCCGCTGATGATCGCCCTGCTCACCGTGGAGGCGACCGACATCGTGTTCGCCGTGGACTCCATCCCCGCCATCTTCGCCATCACCACGGACCCGTTCATCGTCTTCACCTCCAACCTCTTCGCCATCCTGGGGTTGCGCGCGCTGTACTTCCTGCTGGCCGGCCTGCTGCACCGCTTCCACTACCTCAAGGTGGGGCTCAGCCTGGTCCTGGTCTTCGTGGGACTGAAGATGCTGATCAGCCCCGTCCTGAGGATCCCGATCGTGCTCTCCCTGGGCGTGGTGGCGTTGCTGATCGGGGTCTCCGTGGCGGCGTCGCTGCTGCGCAGGCCGCCGCTCCCGGGCCCGGTGCCCGTGGGGGAACCCTCTGCGGCGCCCTCGTCATCCTGGACGCCGCAGGACCCCGTCGGGTAG
- a CDS encoding Glu/Leu/Phe/Val dehydrogenase encodes MAHAKIAVTRENPWEMALRQFNRAADHLPLKRGIRDFLVYPHRELTVNFPVKMDDGSVRIFTGYRVHHSTVLGPTKGGLRYAPQVDLDEVRALAMWMTWKCALMHLPYGGAKGGVAVDPTALSPAELERLTRRFATEISVVMGPQSDIPAPDVGTNEQIMAWVMDTYSMHRGHSVPAVVTGKPVSIGGSAGRREATGRGVMIVAREAARRWERPFAGASVVVQGFGNVGSVAATLLHDQGCRIVALSDIHGGVYNPRGLDPRRVLAHVRDTGRIAGFPEGEAVTNQELLELPCDILVPAAIEGQITRANASRIQAKIVVEGANGPTTPDADDILTDRGVLVVPDILANAGGVIVSYFEWVQDLSSLFWSEEEITARLEPIMINAFDRVVRTAQEHEVDLRTGAMICAVRRVADALMTRGIYP; translated from the coding sequence ATGGCCCACGCCAAGATCGCCGTGACGCGGGAGAATCCCTGGGAGATGGCGCTGCGGCAATTCAACCGCGCTGCAGACCACCTCCCCCTCAAGCGCGGCATCCGCGACTTCCTCGTCTATCCCCACCGCGAACTCACCGTCAACTTCCCGGTGAAGATGGACGACGGCTCGGTGCGCATCTTCACCGGCTACCGCGTCCACCACAGCACGGTGCTGGGCCCCACCAAGGGCGGCCTCCGGTACGCCCCCCAGGTGGACCTGGACGAGGTCCGGGCCCTGGCCATGTGGATGACCTGGAAGTGCGCGCTCATGCACCTCCCCTACGGCGGCGCCAAGGGCGGCGTCGCCGTGGACCCGACGGCGCTCTCCCCGGCCGAGCTGGAGCGCCTGACCCGGCGCTTCGCCACCGAGATCAGCGTGGTCATGGGTCCCCAGAGCGACATCCCTGCCCCCGACGTAGGCACCAACGAGCAGATCATGGCCTGGGTCATGGACACCTACAGCATGCACCGCGGCCACTCCGTGCCCGCCGTCGTGACCGGCAAACCGGTCAGCATCGGCGGCTCGGCGGGGCGGCGTGAGGCTACCGGTCGGGGCGTGATGATCGTCGCGCGGGAAGCGGCACGGCGGTGGGAGCGACCCTTCGCCGGCGCCTCCGTGGTCGTGCAGGGCTTCGGCAACGTCGGTTCGGTAGCCGCCACGTTGCTCCACGATCAGGGCTGCCGGATCGTCGCCCTGAGCGACATCCACGGCGGCGTCTACAACCCCCGGGGCCTCGACCCGCGGCGGGTGCTGGCCCACGTCCGGGACACCGGACGCATCGCCGGCTTCCCGGAGGGGGAAGCCGTCACGAACCAGGAACTCCTGGAGCTACCCTGCGACATCCTCGTCCCCGCGGCCATCGAGGGCCAGATCACCCGCGCCAACGCCTCGCGGATCCAGGCGAAGATCGTCGTCGAAGGCGCCAACGGTCCCACCACCCCCGACGCCGACGACATCCTCACCGACCGCGGCGTCCTCGTCGTCCCCGACATCCTGGCCAACGCCGGCGGGGTGATCGTCTCCTACTTCGAGTGGGTCCAGGACCTCAGCTCGCTGTTCTGGAGCGAGGAGGAGATCACCGCGCGCCTGGAACCCATCATGATCAACGCCTTCGACCGCGTCGTCCGCACCGCGCAGGAGCATGAGGTCGATCTGCGCACCGGCGCGATGATCTGCGCCGTGCGCCGTGTCGCCGACGCGCTGATGACGAGGGGCATCTACCCCTGA
- a CDS encoding DUF2892 domain-containing protein — protein MNPFVRFMASAAGRLVRIVAGLALMGWGLLGLRGTAGIVVTVVGVVPLLAGLFDVCLFAPLFGGPFRGTKIRAARE, from the coding sequence ATGAATCCGTTCGTCAGGTTCATGGCCTCGGCCGCCGGTCGCCTGGTCCGCATCGTCGCGGGTCTGGCGCTGATGGGCTGGGGGCTGCTGGGGCTCAGGGGCACCGCGGGGATCGTGGTGACCGTCGTCGGGGTCGTCCCCCTGCTGGCCGGTCTCTTCGATGTCTGCCTGTTCGCCCCGCTGTTCGGGGGGCCATTCCGCGGGACGAAGATCCGGGCCGCGAGGGAGTGA
- a CDS encoding Crp/Fnr family transcriptional regulator produces the protein MLDEQSYDRVLQSLPLLRRADPRLAEEIREAASLVRLRAGRDIFVEGDRVEGIALLLSGVVRVYAIGSGGREITLYRFGTGQSCVLTAGAILNRRAFPAVATVEQDAEALFIPAETFRRWVRHVDLWQDFVFEMLLQRLARVMETLDEAVFRRLDSRLAALLLAQARLQNPVRMTHQQIASELGSSREVVSRLLEEFARAGLLRVGRREIRVLDAAGLEARAAR, from the coding sequence ATGCTTGACGAGCAGAGCTACGACCGGGTCCTCCAGTCGCTGCCCCTCCTGCGGCGCGCCGACCCCCGGCTGGCCGAGGAGATCCGCGAGGCCGCCTCCCTTGTCCGCCTCCGGGCGGGCCGCGATATCTTCGTCGAAGGCGACCGGGTGGAAGGAATCGCGCTGCTCCTCTCGGGTGTGGTCCGCGTCTACGCCATCGGGTCGGGCGGCCGGGAGATTACCCTCTACCGGTTCGGGACGGGCCAGTCCTGCGTGCTCACGGCCGGCGCCATCCTGAACCGGAGGGCGTTCCCTGCCGTGGCCACGGTCGAGCAGGACGCCGAGGCCCTGTTCATTCCCGCCGAGACCTTCCGGCGCTGGGTCCGCCATGTTGATCTGTGGCAGGATTTCGTCTTCGAGATGCTCCTGCAGCGGTTGGCCCGCGTGATGGAGACCCTGGACGAGGCGGTCTTCCGCCGCCTGGACAGCCGCCTGGCCGCCCTGCTGCTGGCGCAGGCGCGCCTGCAGAACCCGGTGCGCATGACCCATCAGCAGATCGCTTCGGAGCTGGGCAGCTCCCGCGAGGTTGTCAGCCGCCTGCTGGAAGAGTTCGCCCGCGCCGGGTTGCTGCGGGTCGGCCGGAGGGAGATCCGGGTGCTGGACGCCGCGGGGCTGGAGGCGCGTGCGGCTCGGTGA
- a CDS encoding universal stress protein, with protein MEIACILYATDGSSHARKALDWVVDIARRRRARVIVVTAYEPIPRELGSPYLEELMARRPAEARATAAEAEAVLRREGIDHELEVLEGPAADAILRVARTRRCDLIVMGSRGLGRLEVALLGSVSQRVVQEAPCPVLIVR; from the coding sequence ATGGAGATCGCGTGCATCCTCTACGCCACCGACGGATCGTCCCACGCGCGAAAAGCGCTGGACTGGGTGGTGGACATCGCCCGGCGTCGGCGGGCCCGGGTGATCGTGGTCACGGCCTATGAGCCGATTCCGCGGGAGCTGGGGTCGCCATACCTGGAGGAGTTGATGGCCCGTCGCCCGGCGGAAGCCCGGGCCACCGCGGCGGAGGCCGAGGCCGTGCTGCGCCGCGAAGGGATTGACCATGAGCTGGAAGTGCTGGAGGGACCCGCCGCCGACGCCATCCTGAGGGTGGCACGCACCCGCCGCTGCGACCTCATCGTCATGGGCTCCCGGGGACTGGGACGGCTGGAGGTCGCCCTGCTGGGCTCGGTGAGCCAGCGTGTCGTGCAGGAAGCCCCCTGCCCCGTCCTGATCGTGCGCTGA
- a CDS encoding FixH family protein: MSRLVVLAAIAVLAAGCGGRPQAAASDDITVEVSTVPRAVAALRPVTLVVRCRDRAGRPVAVRISEARLAMPEMSHGAERIVLHPAGAGRYEASHTFSMDGVWQLQIRGVVGGRAFAAQIPIHVGIE, encoded by the coding sequence ATGAGCCGCCTCGTCGTGCTCGCCGCGATCGCGGTCCTGGCCGCCGGGTGCGGCGGCCGCCCGCAGGCCGCGGCCTCCGACGACATCACGGTGGAGGTATCCACGGTGCCGAGGGCGGTCGCGGCGCTGCGTCCGGTCACGCTTGTGGTGCGCTGTCGGGATCGCGCCGGCCGCCCCGTGGCCGTGCGGATCAGCGAGGCACGCCTCGCGATGCCGGAGATGTCCCACGGCGCGGAGCGCATCGTCCTGCACCCGGCGGGGGCGGGGCGGTACGAGGCCTCGCACACCTTCTCCATGGACGGGGTGTGGCAACTGCAGATCCGGGGGGTCGTCGGAGGGCGGGCGTTCGCCGCCCAAATCCCGATCCATGTCGGCATAGAGTAA
- a CDS encoding ABC transporter permease subunit yields the protein MSLPAVARWEARAVLRDRWFLAAAGAFGLLVLASALVALAAVDVLGVSAFGRAAATLIHLGMLFIPLIGLTVGAVWIAGERESGSLTLVLSQPVDRRIVFSGKFCGVAWGMTAAVVVGFGAAGLLLALRAGTERIPAFLWLVALSVLLALAMLATGFLISAASPSRSRALGAALGAWLGLVVLSDLGLLGTAMVLRLPAPALLILGSLNPVGAYRLAAIVGITGSADLTGPVGLYAVDRLGSAGLAAALVLVLILWTAVAYLAGRARFLAAVEG from the coding sequence ATGAGCCTGCCAGCGGTTGCCCGCTGGGAGGCGCGCGCCGTGCTGCGCGACCGGTGGTTCCTGGCGGCGGCCGGTGCCTTCGGCCTGCTCGTCCTGGCTTCCGCCTTGGTCGCCCTGGCCGCCGTGGACGTCCTGGGCGTTTCGGCCTTCGGTCGCGCCGCCGCCACGCTGATCCACCTGGGCATGCTCTTCATTCCGCTGATCGGGCTCACGGTCGGGGCGGTGTGGATCGCCGGCGAGCGTGAGAGCGGGTCGCTGACCCTGGTCCTCAGTCAGCCTGTGGACCGCCGGATCGTCTTCTCCGGGAAGTTCTGCGGCGTGGCCTGGGGCATGACGGCGGCGGTCGTCGTGGGATTCGGCGCGGCCGGCCTGCTCCTCGCCCTCCGCGCCGGGACGGAGCGAATCCCGGCCTTCCTCTGGCTGGTGGCGCTGTCCGTCCTGCTGGCGCTGGCCATGCTGGCCACGGGCTTCTTGATCTCGGCCGCCTCCCCGTCGCGGAGCCGCGCGCTCGGAGCGGCGCTGGGCGCGTGGCTGGGGCTGGTGGTCCTCAGCGATCTCGGCCTGCTGGGGACGGCGATGGTGCTGCGTCTGCCGGCGCCGGCGCTCCTCATCCTGGGGTCCCTGAACCCGGTCGGCGCCTACCGGCTGGCCGCCATCGTCGGAATCACCGGCAGCGCAGACCTCACCGGTCCCGTGGGTCTCTACGCCGTGGACCGTCTCGGGTCGGCGGGGCTCGCGGCCGCGCTCGTCCTGGTCCTGATCCTGTGGACGGCAGTCGCCTACCTGGCCGGACGGGCCCGGTTTCTCGCGGCGGTGGAGGGATGA
- a CDS encoding ABC transporter ATP-binding protein, whose amino-acid sequence MITVRDLTVRFGEREALRFVTLTVPAGQRVALVGPNGAGKTTLLRALLALIPYEGAVAIGGHDARAEGLRARALVGYVPQTPAFPPHLTTGEVVAYVQEIRGLPADPLPVLARVGLDREAATPVGHLSGGMGRRLALAVARVGDPPVILMDEPASHLDAGGEGLLRAWLEEAQAEGRTVLVATHHLNGLQSLVDRVVLLEEGAVRADAAMETVRSARWLELTTSGPLPVLPDGVIVVSGSNGTHHLRVRDGALGAVLEALGRRPVDIHEPALLDVLREATR is encoded by the coding sequence ATGATCACGGTCCGTGACCTGACGGTGCGATTCGGCGAACGCGAGGCGCTGCGGTTTGTGACCCTGACCGTTCCGGCCGGACAGCGGGTGGCCCTGGTCGGCCCGAACGGGGCCGGCAAGACCACGCTGCTGCGCGCGTTGCTGGCCCTCATCCCTTACGAGGGCGCGGTCGCCATCGGCGGACACGACGCCCGCGCCGAGGGGCTGCGGGCCCGGGCGCTGGTGGGCTATGTCCCGCAGACGCCGGCGTTCCCGCCCCATCTCACGACGGGCGAGGTCGTCGCCTACGTCCAGGAAATCAGGGGCCTTCCGGCCGATCCGCTGCCGGTGCTGGCCAGGGTCGGCCTCGATCGGGAGGCGGCCACGCCCGTGGGGCACCTGTCCGGGGGGATGGGACGACGACTGGCGCTGGCCGTGGCCCGGGTCGGGGATCCCCCCGTGATCTTGATGGACGAGCCGGCCAGCCATCTGGATGCCGGCGGGGAGGGACTGCTCCGAGCGTGGCTCGAAGAGGCGCAGGCCGAGGGGCGCACCGTGCTGGTGGCCACGCATCACCTGAACGGCCTCCAGTCGCTCGTCGACCGCGTCGTGCTGCTGGAGGAGGGCGCGGTCCGCGCGGACGCGGCGATGGAGACGGTGCGGTCGGCCCGCTGGCTGGAGCTCACGACCTCCGGGCCGTTGCCGGTGCTACCGGACGGCGTCATCGTCGTGTCCGGCAGTAACGGGACACACCACCTGCGGGTGCGCGACGGCGCGTTGGGCGCCGTGCTCGAGGCCCTCGGCCGTCGTCCCGTGGACATCCACGAGCCGGCGCTCCTCGACGTGCTGCGGGAGGCGACCCGATGA
- the nosD gene encoding nitrous oxide reductase family maturation protein NosD translates to MRPLLLLAILGVLTSSPPAAAADALQARIDRAPPGSEIVVAGVAAGPVVIRKPLRIVGAPGAVIDGGGRGTIVRIEAPDVVLSRLTLRRSGRDLNTEDAGIFVGAPGVVLEDLALEEVLFGVNLKQAHGAVIRRVAVRGYDLPLSRRGDGIRLWYSHGVTLSELRLERVRDLLLWFARGTTLYAADIRRSRYGVHLMYADAARLLDGHFEDNAVGAYIMYSTGVRVEGNRFLRHRGSTGVGLALKESDDVLIRSNLLAGNHVGLYIDGTPRLLTARSEIIDNVIAGNEIGLQVLGSAGGNVVAGNVLDGNVLQVRIDGGRSGAHRWSRGGRGNYWSDYAGLDLRGDGVGDTPYRARQWFEALGDRIPELAWLRGSIAAAAVDFAARALPIFAPEVLLEDPSPLMRPDVPRAFRGAGASLPFALVSLALTAAGLAAMGAARSSFRGSTASRRSAA, encoded by the coding sequence ATGAGGCCCCTCCTGCTCCTGGCCATCCTGGGCGTCCTGACCAGCTCCCCTCCGGCCGCCGCCGCCGATGCGCTGCAGGCCCGCATCGATCGGGCGCCGCCCGGGAGCGAGATCGTGGTCGCCGGCGTGGCCGCGGGGCCGGTGGTCATCCGCAAGCCGCTGCGGATCGTCGGGGCACCCGGCGCGGTGATCGACGGCGGGGGGCGGGGCACGATCGTCCGGATCGAAGCGCCGGATGTGGTCCTCAGCCGGCTGACCCTGCGCCGCAGCGGCCGCGACCTCAACACCGAGGATGCCGGGATCTTCGTCGGCGCCCCGGGCGTCGTGCTGGAAGACCTCGCCCTGGAGGAGGTGCTCTTCGGGGTGAATCTGAAGCAGGCGCACGGAGCCGTGATCCGGCGAGTGGCGGTGCGCGGGTACGACCTTCCCCTCAGCCGCCGCGGCGACGGCATCCGGCTCTGGTACAGCCACGGGGTGACGCTGTCGGAGCTGCGCCTGGAGCGGGTGCGCGACCTGTTGCTGTGGTTTGCCCGGGGCACCACGCTGTACGCCGCCGACATCCGGCGCTCCCGCTACGGCGTGCACCTGATGTACGCGGACGCGGCGCGGCTGCTGGACGGCCACTTTGAGGACAACGCCGTCGGGGCCTACATCATGTACAGCACCGGCGTGCGGGTGGAAGGGAACCGTTTCCTGCGCCACCGGGGGAGCACGGGCGTCGGTCTGGCCCTCAAGGAGTCTGACGACGTGCTGATCCGGTCCAACCTGCTGGCCGGCAACCACGTCGGTCTGTACATCGACGGCACGCCCCGCCTGCTCACCGCGCGGAGCGAGATCATCGACAACGTCATCGCTGGCAACGAGATCGGGCTGCAGGTGCTGGGCAGCGCCGGAGGGAACGTCGTCGCGGGCAACGTTCTGGACGGGAACGTCCTCCAGGTGCGGATCGACGGCGGCCGGTCCGGCGCGCACCGCTGGAGCCGGGGCGGGCGCGGGAACTACTGGAGCGATTACGCCGGACTGGACCTCCGGGGTGACGGCGTCGGCGACACCCCCTACCGGGCCCGCCAGTGGTTCGAAGCGCTGGGCGACCGCATTCCGGAACTGGCCTGGCTGCGCGGGAGCATTGCCGCGGCGGCCGTGGACTTCGCCGCGCGGGCGCTGCCGATCTTCGCCCCGGAGGTCCTGCTCGAGGACCCCTCCCCCCTCATGCGTCCCGACGTCCCCCGGGCCTTCCGCGGCGCCGGAGCCAGCCTGCCCTTTGCCCTCGTCTCGCTGGCCCTGACCGCCGCCGGCCTGGCGGCGATGGGCGCGGCGCGCTCATCTTTCCGGGGGTCGACGGCTTCCCGGAGGTCGGCGGCATGA
- a CDS encoding cytochrome C, with the protein MTLAVVRSELAQARRPTGLHLRSWVAAALLGLSLILPYWRITLYAPQYPGGLRASVYLTRVTGESSEISILNHYIGMKPLEVAAPLERRLAVPIVLGGVLAVGASPFLGRLGPLLQAPAVVFPLGVVGDLAYWLWTFGHSLDPAAPIRVDPFMPAIVGRGTVMQFSTYAMFSWGFLCAAATALLALYNLVRWRRR; encoded by the coding sequence GTGACACTCGCCGTCGTTCGGAGCGAACTGGCGCAGGCCCGCCGCCCCACGGGCCTTCACCTCCGCTCCTGGGTGGCGGCGGCGCTGCTGGGCCTGTCGCTGATCCTCCCCTACTGGCGGATCACCCTGTATGCCCCCCAGTATCCGGGCGGCCTGCGCGCCTCAGTCTACCTGACCCGAGTGACCGGCGAATCGTCGGAGATCAGCATTCTCAACCACTACATCGGGATGAAGCCTCTCGAGGTGGCCGCGCCGCTGGAGCGCCGCCTGGCCGTCCCGATCGTCCTCGGCGGGGTGCTGGCCGTGGGCGCCTCGCCGTTCCTGGGCCGGCTCGGCCCGCTGCTCCAGGCGCCGGCGGTGGTCTTTCCCCTGGGCGTGGTCGGCGATCTGGCCTACTGGTTGTGGACCTTCGGCCACTCCCTCGATCCCGCCGCGCCCATTCGGGTGGACCCCTTCATGCCGGCGATTGTCGGCAGGGGGACGGTGATGCAGTTCTCCACCTACGCGATGTTCAGCTGGGGCTTCCTCTGTGCGGCGGCGACGGCCCTGCTGGCCCTGTACAACCTGGTCCGGTGGCGACGGAGATGA